GGTAGATTTGGTGGCGTTGAAATATGCTATCATGATTAATGGGGTAACCCAGTTGATCATGATGAAGAGTGACGTGCTGGATACTTTTGACACGATTTCAGCTTGTGTTGCTTACGAGGTGAATGGAGAAGAGGTAGATTATTTCCCGTATGACATTACGGAAGGGGTAAAACCGATCTATACCGAGTTACCGGGTTGGAAATGTGATATGACAAAAATGATTTCAGAGGATGAATTTCCGGAAGAGTTCAATAATTATTTGACATTCTTGGAAGAGGAGACCGGGGTACCGATCAAGATTGTATCTGTGGGACCGGATCGAGAACAAACGATTATTCGCTATATGGAGTAAAGAATATTTCGATAAAATAGAAAGACCGTCTTGCTGTTTGGGCAGGACGGTCTTTTTTCTTTATACAAGAGATTGTAGGTAATATACACCGATTCCGGCCAGATAACCGAGGATTGCAATCCAGGTGATGTGTTTCATGTACCACATGAAATTGATGCGTTCCATGCCCATAACGACGACTCCGGCTGCAGAACCAATGATTAGGAGGCTGCCACCGATTCCCGAACAATATGCAAGGAGTTCCCAGAATGTTCCATCCGTCGTGAAATTCATGAGGTATGGTGATAAGGCACCGCTTGTGTGAGTCAAGGGATACATCCCCATGGCGGCAGCGACAAGTGGAACATTATCGATCACAGAGGAAAGAAAACCTATGATCATGTTTATTAGGTAAACGTTGTGTATTTTGTCATTTAAGAACGTGGACATTTGGTCAAGTATGCCTGCTATTTGTAAGGCAGCGACAGCCATAAGGATTCCCAAGAAGAATAGGAGGGTGCTGTAATCAACTTTTGTAAGTATGGATGGAATCCGGTGTATCTTTTCCGGGGAAAGGTTTCTTTTTCGATTATAGAGAATTTCCGTGTATGTCCACACGGCTCCTAAGGCTAGCATGATTCCCATGAATGGGGGGAGATTCGTGAATTCTTTAAAAACAGGAACGAATAGGAGGCTGGCAATACCGATGCTTAGGATTGTCATTTGTTCTCCGCGACTGATGGCTAAGGTTGTGTTCGTGTTTGTTGCTTGTTGAGGCTGTGTTTCTCCTTGTAACCGGAAAGTCATGATGACCAATGGAATAATTAATGAAATCAGGCTTGGAAGGAACAGGTGGTGGATAACATTCAGAGAGGTTATGTTGTCATTAATCCAAAGCATAATCGTGGTAACGTCTCCTATCGGGGTCCATGCTCCACCTGCGTTTGCGGCAATAATAACGATACTTCCGAATATCCATCGTTCTTGTTGCTCGTTAACTAGGCGGCGAAGTAACATGATCATGACAATGGCTGTGGTTAAGTTGTCGAGTACAGAAGACATGATAAAAGTAATCAAGGCAATGATCCACAATAATTTTCGTTTATTGCGTGTGGTGATATGGTTCGTG
The window above is part of the Butyricimonas paravirosa genome. Proteins encoded here:
- the nhaD gene encoding sodium:proton antiporter NhaD encodes the protein MTLLLVILFISGYILIALEHQTGISKSAIALLLGILLWTFIPHTDNEIINHLGDTAEILFYLLGAMTIVEWIDTHNGFTLITNHITTRNKRKLLWIIALITFIMSSVLDNLTTAIVMIMLLRRLVNEQQERWIFGSIVIIAANAGGAWTPIGDVTTIMLWINDNITSLNVIHHLFLPSLISLIIPLVIMTFRLQGETQPQQATNTNTTLAISRGEQMTILSIGIASLLFVPVFKEFTNLPPFMGIMLALGAVWTYTEILYNRKRNLSPEKIHRIPSILTKVDYSTLLFFLGILMAVAALQIAGILDQMSTFLNDKIHNVYLINMIIGFLSSVIDNVPLVAAAMGMYPLTHTSGALSPYLMNFTTDGTFWELLAYCSGIGGSLLIIGSAAGVVVMGMERINFMWYMKHITWIAILGYLAGIGVYYLQSLV